A stretch of DNA from Rhizobacter sp.:
GGGACTGCCCGGCGAAGTGAAACCTGCAGTGACGCTGGCGCTCAAGGCGTGGCTGGGCCTCGCCGCGGCGCTGGCCGCGTGCGCTGTGTTTGCGGCCACGCCGAGCACCACGCCGCAGCTGCGCCTGGTGCAGGAGATGCACAACGCGCCGCTCGGCCAGATCCGCAGCGACGCGGCGCACACCCGGCTCTTCAGCGTCTCGCTCGACAAGACCCTGCGCATCTGGCGCATGGCCGACCTGCAGTTGCTGCGCACCGTGCCCTTGCCCGCCGAGGCGGGCATGGAAGGCACACCCTACGGCCTGGCTGTGGCCCCTGATGGGCAACGGGCCTACGTGGCCGGCATCACCGGCTGGGCGTGGGGCAGGGCCTCGCACGTCTACGTGGTCGACGCCGACCGTGGGCGCATCACCGGCAAGCTCGGCCGCTTCGACAACGACGTGGTGGTCTCGCTCGACCTGTCGCCCGATGGCAAGCGCCTCGCGGTGGGCCTGGCGCGCGGTGGCTTGCAGGTGATCGATGCCGAGACGGGCGCATCGCTCGGCGGTGATGCGGCCTATGGCGCGCCCGTGACCTTCGTGCACCACGCGGCCGACGGGCGCATGGCCACCACCTCCGAAGACGGCTGCGTGCGTGTGTATGCGCGAGACATGGCGCTCGCCTTCCGTGCGCAATACCCGCCGGTGGCCGCCGGGCAACCGCAATGCACCGGCTCCGAGCTCGGCGGCATCCGCTTCTCGCCCGATGGCAAGTGGCTGGCCTTCGGTGTGCGCTACAAGGCCGACGGCGGCCGCCAGCAGCCCGAGGTGACGGTGATGGACGCCGCGACGCTCACCGTGCGCCGCACCTTGAAGCCCGACGCCGCCGACCAGCAATCGCTGTGCTGCATCGCCTGGTCGCCCGACAGCGGCACGCTGTACGTCAACGGCAACGTCGAAGGCGACGGGCCGACGCCCATCTACCGGGTGCGCGACGTGAGGTCGGGTGCGCTCGAGCGCTGGAACGTGGGGCGCCAGCAGATCGCCAACATGCTGCCGCTGCCTCAGGGCCAGGTCGTGTTTGCGACGACCGTGCCCTCGCTCACGCGTGTGGGGGCCGATGGGCAGATCGTGATCGACCGCGACGGCCAGCCCCAGCAGCGCCTGCCGCACAACATCGACTTCCACGCGCAGCGCAGCGACCCGAACGCGCTGCGCCTGTCGGCCGACGGGCAGTCGCTGGTGCTCTCGCGCGGCGATGCCTCGCGACTGTGGGTGAACCTTGCCGCGCAGAACCAGCAGGCCGTGCTCTCTACCGACGGGCTCGACGATGCCGCGCTGCAGCCCGCGCGGCGCAGCGGGGCGGTGAAGGTGGCCACCGCCACCGGCTTCTATGCCTACCGCGAGCCGACGACCGTCAACGGCAAGCCGGTGACGCTCGACCGCGAGGAGGGCGTGCGCAGCTGGGCCGTGCATGCCACCCTGCCGATCGCCGCCTTCGGCACGCAGTGGCGCCTGCGCCTGGTCGATGCGCAAGGGCGGCCGCTCAAGGGCTGGGAGAACCCGCCGTATCTCGGCGCCCCGGCGTACCACACGCTCCTCACGGCCGACGGCAAGAAGGCCGTGGTGGCCCTGGGCGACGGCACGCTGCGCTGGTTCGCAGTCGACAGCGGCCGCGAGCTGCTGGGCCTCTTCGTGCACAACAACGGCAGCGACTGGGTGGCCTGGCGTGCCGACGGCTACTACGCATCGTCGCCGCAGGGCGACCAGTACGTGGGCTGGCTCGTCAACCGGGGTGACGACCGCAGCCCCGACTTCCACCGCGCGGTGCAGTTCGAACGCCGGCTCTACCGGCCCGACCTCGTGCGCGCGGCGCTGCGGCCGGCCACGCTCTCGGCCATTGCCACGGCCGAGCAGCTTGCCGAGACGCTGCGGCAGATGGCCGCGCCGCGCGTGAGCATCGAGGCCATCACCGCGGGCGCCGAGCCGGGCACGGTGGCGGTGCGGCTGAGTGCCGAGTCCACCGGCCAGCCGATCCAGGAGCTCGGGGTGTATGTCGACGGCGTGCCGGTGCTGCGCCCGGCTGAGCGCCGGGTGGCGAGTGGCGATGCGCAGCGCCTCACGCGCACCGTCACCACGCGGCTGAACGGCGCAAGCTCGGTCATCCGCGTCGAGGCCGAGACCGAGCGTTCGCTGGGCCTGGACGAATCGGCGCCGCTGGCAGCGCCCGCCGCAGCCCGTGCCAGGCCGGGCCGGCTGTGGCTGGTGCTGACCGGCGTGTCGCGCTTCGACAGCGTGCTGGCGTGCGAGGCGCGTGGCGATTGCAAGGTGCGCGTGACCCAGCTGCCCAACACCACGCGCGATGCGCGCGAGCTGGCGGCCGTGCTCACGCGCCACACTGGCAAGCTCTTCAGCAGCGTGAGCACCGTGCTGCTGGCCGAAGACGCGCCCGACCAGCCGACCAAGGCCAACCTCGTCTCGCGCCTCAAGGAGCTGGAGCAGGTGAGCCCCGACGACACCGTGCTCGTCTTCGTGGCCTCGCACGGCTTCACGCCCGACCCGGCCTCCGGCGAGTACTACTTCCTCACCAAGGACTCGTCGCAGCAAGACCTGCTCGCGGTGACGAGCGCCAAACCCGGCCAGCCGCTCGACGTGCGTGCCGCCGCCAGCCTGATGAGCGGTACCGAGCTGCATGCGCTGCTCAAGCGTGTGCCCGGCAAGCGCATCCTGGTGCTCGACACCTGCCACTCGGGCAGCGCCGATGGGCGCAACGACCCGTATGCCTTGTCCAAGCGCAGCGCGGCGGCGCAGATCGCGGTGCTCTCGGCGTCGCAGGGCGACCAGCTTTCCTACGAGGTCCCCCCTGATCCTTCGGGCAACACGCCGCAGCATGGCGCCTTCACCTACGCCTTGATGGAGGCGCTGTCGGGCCGCGCCGCGGCGGCACCCGGTGCGCCGGTGACGCTGCAGGGCGCCTTCCGCTACGTCGGCCCGCGGGTCAACGAGCTGCTCAAGCGGGTGCCGCGTGCACCCTCGCAGCGTGCGCTGCAGACCCCGACCCTGAGCGCGAACCCGGCACTCGCGGGCACGGCACTTGCGGCGCCCTGAGATGCAGTAAGGTCGCGCCCTGATCTCACAACCGGAGCCTTCGCGTGCGTCATCTCTCCGTCATGTTGGTCACCCTGATGGCACTGCTGCTGCAGGCCTGTTCGTCGCAGCAGCTCTACGGCACGGGCCAGGAGATGCAGCGCAACGAGTGCCGCAAGATCGTCGACATGCAGGAGCAGAGGCGCTGCATCGCGAATGCCAACATGTCGCACGATGAGTACAAGCGCCAGGCCGAGGCGGCCAAGGGTGCGAAGTAAGGTGGCGATGCGGCTCGCGCTGCTGCTGTCGATGGCCTTGGCGTGGCTGGCGCCATCGCACGCTGCCGAAGGCACCATCAGCGGCCCGGGCGACCACACGTTCTCCATCGAGCACGGCGGCAAGCCCCGACAGTACCGCGTGCACGTGCCGCCGGGCTTTTCGGCCGACAAGCCGATGCCGGTGGTGTTTGCCCTGCACGGCGGTGGCGGCAACATGGACATCCAGTCCGACGACCGCTTCTACGGCCAGGTCGCCAAGGCCGACGCGGCGGGCTACGTGGTGGTGTTCCCCAACGGCTACAGCCGTTTCCGCGGCGGCAAGCTCGCCACCTGGAACGCCGGCAACTGCTGCGGCCTCGCC
This window harbors:
- a CDS encoding caspase family protein, with protein sequence MKPAVTLALKAWLGLAAALAACAVFAATPSTTPQLRLVQEMHNAPLGQIRSDAAHTRLFSVSLDKTLRIWRMADLQLLRTVPLPAEAGMEGTPYGLAVAPDGQRAYVAGITGWAWGRASHVYVVDADRGRITGKLGRFDNDVVVSLDLSPDGKRLAVGLARGGLQVIDAETGASLGGDAAYGAPVTFVHHAADGRMATTSEDGCVRVYARDMALAFRAQYPPVAAGQPQCTGSELGGIRFSPDGKWLAFGVRYKADGGRQQPEVTVMDAATLTVRRTLKPDAADQQSLCCIAWSPDSGTLYVNGNVEGDGPTPIYRVRDVRSGALERWNVGRQQIANMLPLPQGQVVFATTVPSLTRVGADGQIVIDRDGQPQQRLPHNIDFHAQRSDPNALRLSADGQSLVLSRGDASRLWVNLAAQNQQAVLSTDGLDDAALQPARRSGAVKVATATGFYAYREPTTVNGKPVTLDREEGVRSWAVHATLPIAAFGTQWRLRLVDAQGRPLKGWENPPYLGAPAYHTLLTADGKKAVVALGDGTLRWFAVDSGRELLGLFVHNNGSDWVAWRADGYYASSPQGDQYVGWLVNRGDDRSPDFHRAVQFERRLYRPDLVRAALRPATLSAIATAEQLAETLRQMAAPRVSIEAITAGAEPGTVAVRLSAESTGQPIQELGVYVDGVPVLRPAERRVASGDAQRLTRTVTTRLNGASSVIRVEAETERSLGLDESAPLAAPAAARARPGRLWLVLTGVSRFDSVLACEARGDCKVRVTQLPNTTRDARELAAVLTRHTGKLFSSVSTVLLAEDAPDQPTKANLVSRLKELEQVSPDDTVLVFVASHGFTPDPASGEYYFLTKDSSQQDLLAVTSAKPGQPLDVRAAASLMSGTELHALLKRVPGKRILVLDTCHSGSADGRNDPYALSKRSAAAQIAVLSASQGDQLSYEVPPDPSGNTPQHGAFTYALMEALSGRAAAAPGAPVTLQGAFRYVGPRVNELLKRVPRAPSQRALQTPTLSANPALAGTALAAP